GGGGTACCCGAACCCATTTGAGGAAACCATCAAAATTCAATTCAAAATTCCTGAAGAAGATCGTGTGGTTGTTCATGTGTTGAATAGCTCGGGTCAACTAATCAAATCAATTTTGGATTCAAGACAATTTGCTGGCGATGTGCAAGTTAGCTGGGATGGGACTAATGTGGTGGGAGGCCCGGTGGACGATGGCTTGTATTTCTATCGCATCTACTATCAGGGCAAAATGAAATCCGGAAAAATGCTTTATTTCAAAAAATGAATCAATGTGGTAAACCTTTGATGTTTTTCACGTAATAGTATTTTTCATTAACTCAATTCTGATCTATGCCGGCTCGTAATTTCCTTTTGTATGCAGTCCCCGCCCTCATTTGGGGCTCTACCTGGTTTACCATTACTTTCCAGCTGGGCAAGGTAGATCCATTGGTATCCGTCGTTTATCGATATGTGATTGCAGGAGCTGTGATGATGGGTTATTGCTGGTTGAAGGGGCTACCTATGAAATTTGCTCCGAGGCAGCATGCTTTTATGCTAGGACAGGGAGCCTTGCTTTTTGGAATCAACTACTGGATGGCCTATCGAGCGGAAGAATACATTCCAAGTGGATTGATGGCAGTTGCTTTTTCTACCATCGTTTTTGCCAACTCCCTTTTTGGCTATGTTTTTCTGAAACGGCCTATCAACAAGGGGGTCCTTATTGGGGCGGTTTTTGGCTTGAGCGGAACCTTTATCATTTTTAGTAAGCAGTTTTTTGGGATTGGATTGACTGATGAATTCCTCTTCGGAGCTGGTATGGCCATGCTTTCGGTGACTATGGCTTCCCTGGGCAATATCATTTCAGCGCGAAACACCGGCAAAGGTGTACCTGTCATTCAGGCCAATGCATACAGTATGGTCTATGGCTGTATCATTACGGCTTTACTAGGGTTGTTCATGGGGAAGGAATTTACCTTTGAATATACCCAGACTTATGTTCTGTCTCTTTTGTATCTGTCAATTATCGGTTCTGTTGTGGCCTTCGGTTTTTATCTAACTCTGGTAGGGGAGATTGGTGCTGACAAGGCCTCTTATGCGCTGGTGATCATCCCTATTATTTCTATATCTCTGTCTGCAATATTCGAAGGATACCAGTTGACCTGGATGACACTTTTTGGGGTAATTATGATCGTGATGGGAAACCTTTTTGCCTTGCGAAAGAAAAAGCCCATTTCAGTAACAAACTGATCGAATTTAAGAGAATTACGTAGTTTTAAGAATTACTGAAGTCTCGGATAGGAATTCTCCTATTTAATGTCATCAGTGCAAACACGTATTTTTTAGTAGTCGTCCAAAATTGCCTTTTTTGGGCCTTATTTATTCCTTTTTTCATGCTTCCTTTGAATAGACAATGGGTAGGGTATTTCCTGATCTCATCGTTTTAGACCACAAGAACCAAGCTATAAAAGAAGGAAGTGAAGAAGATAATAATAGCAATAAGCCTTGTGCTTAGTTTAGGAGAAGTAGCAACTGCACAGACCTCAGTTGCAGATGGAGATTGGATCGATGGGCCGACTTGGGGAGGAACTTCTCCCGGCTATGCTGGATTAACAAACCCTATTGTGGATTCTTATGTGATCTCCAATAATACCCTAACTTTTTCCACTGTAAATGGTTGCTCTCTATCAGTCTATGATACACTCATTGTTTATGGAAGTGTGTTCTTTGATGTTGGAAGTAATAATGCGGCCATACATGTAGGCGCTAATAACGTTCTTATCATTTTTGGTGATTTAGAAATGGGGAAAAATAATGCTGGAGCCAACGTAGAGACTGGTGGGGTTTTAGTGGTAAAAGGAAGTATCACAGCATCTGGTAATAATGGAGAATTCACTGGAGGAGGTAACATATACACTGATGGAACCACTGCTGGCATGGCCAATAATGGTACAGGAACTGTTGAGACAGTGGCTGACCTAAGTGGTGATGGTTTAACTACTATTGAAGAATTTGTTGCAGGAGGTGGGACCACACCATTGCCAGTGAAATTGCTTCATTTTAATGCGGAGCTAGCAGATTATGAGGTGAATTTGTCATGGGCTACTTCGATAGAAATCAACAATGATTATTTTCAGCTAGAGAGATCGGTTAATGGAAATGATTTTGAAGCCATAGCAAAGATATCCGGGGCTGGTGATTCGAATGAAACTATAGATTATTATTTCACAGATAGAAACGTATCAGCCAATGTGGTTTACTATAGACTGAAACAAGTAGACTTTGATGGGGCCTTCGAATATTTCAATACCGTAAAAGTGCAGATGAATCAGTCTTCATCAGTTCACGTTTATCCATCTTTAGTGAAGGGTGCTAGTTTTCAGGTAGTGTCCGAAGACCTTATGGAGGTTCATATCCTAAACATGAAAGGAGCTGTAATTAGGTCTGCCAAAGCAGATTACCAATCACAGCTCCAGGTCAATGTCAACGACCTTCAAAATGGCATTTATTTCGTCCGAACAATTTCAGGTTTGGGAGAAGTGTCTACCCAAAGAATTCTCATTCAGCGTTAAATTTCATTTTAGTCCGGAGATTTGATCTTCGGTCACGATACCAATGGGTCCTTTGTAGATGCCGCCATGGTATCCTATATCTTTCACCCTTACGGCTATCACATTGTCTCCATTTTTGTCAATGAGACTGGGTGGTATGCGGTATAAGCGTAGTTTATCAAATGACGTACTTTCACCAAATCTGAGTCCGTCATTAGTCATTCCCAGTCGCTTACCGTTCAGATAGGTGATATCAAAGTCATCAATTTTTCCTAATATCAGGTAGTATTGTTTATTAGGGTCGTAAGTAAAATTGACTTTGAAATGTTTGCGGTACCAGGCGATCCCGTCAAATGTACGAAAGCCCTGATCATCCCATTTGGCAGGAACCCAAATTTCATCCCAACCCGAATCGTCATGATTCACCTCGAGTGATTCTTTGTCATCCCATTTTTGAAAACGCCATGGACCTGATAGGTCTTGTTCCAGATTTTCACTGTTGAGACTGGCATATAGCCCGGGGGCATTGCCTACTATTCCGCCATCCAAGGTTTGGTCATAGACACGCACGGCGATTATATTTTCACCATTGAAGTTAATGTTCTCATTAGGAATCAGGTAGTTGCGATGAGCTGTATAAGCTGTTTTGAAATCAGGAGCGAAGCGCCCGCTCTTGCCAACCATACGTCCATTGACATAGCACTCGTCTGCGTCATCGATTTGGCCTAGCAACAAGAAATGAGTTTGCTTTTGATTCAATTTTCTTCCATCGA
This is a stretch of genomic DNA from Reichenbachiella ulvae. It encodes these proteins:
- a CDS encoding DMT family transporter; translated protein: MPARNFLLYAVPALIWGSTWFTITFQLGKVDPLVSVVYRYVIAGAVMMGYCWLKGLPMKFAPRQHAFMLGQGALLFGINYWMAYRAEEYIPSGLMAVAFSTIVFANSLFGYVFLKRPINKGVLIGAVFGLSGTFIIFSKQFFGIGLTDEFLFGAGMAMLSVTMASLGNIISARNTGKGVPVIQANAYSMVYGCIITALLGLFMGKEFTFEYTQTYVLSLLYLSIIGSVVAFGFYLTLVGEIGADKASYALVIIPIISISLSAIFEGYQLTWMTLFGVIMIVMGNLFALRKKKPISVTN
- a CDS encoding T9SS type A sorting domain-containing protein, whose translation is MKKIIIAISLVLSLGEVATAQTSVADGDWIDGPTWGGTSPGYAGLTNPIVDSYVISNNTLTFSTVNGCSLSVYDTLIVYGSVFFDVGSNNAAIHVGANNVLIIFGDLEMGKNNAGANVETGGVLVVKGSITASGNNGEFTGGGNIYTDGTTAGMANNGTGTVETVADLSGDGLTTIEEFVAGGGTTPLPVKLLHFNAELADYEVNLSWATSIEINNDYFQLERSVNGNDFEAIAKISGAGDSNETIDYYFTDRNVSANVVYYRLKQVDFDGAFEYFNTVKVQMNQSSSVHVYPSLVKGASFQVVSEDLMEVHILNMKGAVIRSAKADYQSQLQVNVNDLQNGIYFVRTISGLGEVSTQRILIQR
- a CDS encoding beta galactosidase jelly roll domain-containing protein, with the protein product MKRFTLILMFSLGLIFRLQAQEDSGFEWFLNWLREEFNYEHENYNSSPLYENSELIKKIDLEGSWSFSIGDNLNWATTTYNDQHWEKIKVPSKWENQGFNGYDGIAWYRIRFDGRKLNQKQTHFLLLGQIDDADECYVNGRMVGKSGRFAPDFKTAYTAHRNYLIPNENINFNGENIIAVRVYDQTLDGGIVGNAPGLYASLNSENLEQDLSGPWRFQKWDDKESLEVNHDDSGWDEIWVPAKWDDQGFRTFDGIAWYRKHFKVNFTYDPNKQYYLILGKIDDFDITYLNGKRLGMTNDGLRFGESTSFDKLRLYRIPPSLIDKNGDNVIAVRVKDIGYHGGIYKGPIGIVTEDQISGLK